The Chloroflexota bacterium DNA window TCGGCGAAAGGGAACGGGGCCAAGACTATATCTCCGACCATTCCGCCTCCCACTCCGGGTCCTCAGGACGGCTGAACATGGCTTCAAGACCCAAGAGCGACCAATCGTCCCGCTCCCGGTCGCCGAATACCACCAGGTCATCGCCGTCCCAGTAGGCCATGCCGTCAACGATGTCCATGGTGCGGACGCTGACGGTGCAGACGCGGCGGAGCAGGTCAATCACGCGCTCCTTGTAGTCGGCGAACTTGTAGGTGTTGAACTTCTCTGCGATGGTTGGGTCCCTGGGTTTGCGCTCCTTGTACTGGTCCAGCACCCACTCCAAGGCCGAGCGGTTGCCGAGGCGGTAACGCCAGGCGTCGGCGGGGACGCCGGTGAGGGTGGTGACGTCGTCCAGAACTATGCGACCGCCGTCCTTGTCGGCACGGAGGATGGTGCGCTTGGCCTCCTTGTCTGTGTCTATGCGTTCCAGCGGGAACGGGTCCGCCGACTCAAAGCCGATGTGGAGGTCCAGGAGCTCCTGCCCCATGCGCGCCCATGCGTTGAAGTCCCTGTAGAGGGGAAGGCGGGGGAATTCCTGCTTGAGGTCGACCTCGTAGTCGTGGCGGTAGACGGGGTCATGGAGGACGGCGTAGGTGTAGGCGAAGACGTCCTCCGGGCCGATGCCGTTGGGGAACTCCTCGTCAAAGTGCGTTCCCCAGATCTTGCGGTAGTGGTCGGTGATGCGGCGCAGGCCCCAGGTGGTTATATTCCTGACGCGACTACCTTTGGCCGAATAGCGATACAGAGGTAGGCATTGTGTCTTCTCAAGTAAGTCGAGCGAATAGACGCGGTCCGTTGCTAGTACCTGAAACGGTTTGTTTGATGCGACACCCGAAAAGCATATGACCTTGTTCTTAACGTTGGCATCGTGTGGGAAAATCTGTGGCTGCTGGTACCTGCGATGAGTAAGAATTGCAGCATAGTAGGAGTGCCTCAGTACATAGGGCCTATATAGGGCGGGAACGATATTGGCTTCCGAGAACTTCAACTGGCTTCCCTTGACTAAACTAGCCTCCAATTCCGCAGTCCACTTTATGGACCTGTCTACCCAATCTCCAAGTTCATCCAGTTCCGGTCTCTCAGTCTGAAACCTCTTCATCTCTTGCTGATACTTGCTGCAAAAGTACTTAACCTTCTTGGATAGATCCCGTTTGGCAATGTCAAAGGTCCACTCGTCCCGGTTGGTGGCAATACCCAGCGAGTACAACTTAAAGAGCGCCCGATAGCCCGACGCTAGTTTGGCTGACTTGGTTTGCCTATTGGCCAAGGGAACGTGGCGGCCAAAATCGCTATTGGACTGGTTGAGCCAATTGTGCCGTGCGTCAGGGACTATCCGCAAGAAATTGATACCATCGAGGTCGGCCCCGTTCAAGAAGGCCCGCTTGTCGACAGCAAGCTCTTCGTCCTCACGGCGGGCATAGTGAATCGAGCAATTGCCCATCCTTGCCTTCTCCCGGACAAAGAAGGCAATGGCAACTCCGGTTTGAATGCCAAACACATTGTGCGTTGTGCCTGCGATCTTGGGGTTAAGGCGCACGTCTGAACCCAAGTCCAACACATAGATATCCGTGAACTCCTGAAATGCAACCTTGCGAAAGCCGTCGTCTTGCCTTGCTTGCAAATAGGCGCGGTTGGTTATGAAGGCGATGATGCCGTCATCGTCCAAGCGGTCGCTTGCCCAGCGGATGAACCGTTTGTACATGTCGTACTGCTTAGTCTTCTGAGCAGAGCTGGCTGCGATGTATGTGTCG harbors:
- a CDS encoding N-6 DNA methylase — translated: MPTYPHIQRYYEDKERFILFGGSDSEQSVRRAFANCLDAYCREHRNKLTLVDELGSGRGNQPDGTVKDVLRMAHGYWEAKDSHDDLNAEIQNKFNRGYPRDNILFENTRVAILIQNGAEAMRAHMSRADDLHRLIRTFLDYELPQIEEFRKAQQQFKADLPVVLTNLRETIEEAERSNFYFQEAADRFLQLCRQSIGPAVTEADVREMLLQHILTKDIFLRVYGEDQFHRENNVAQELDALEATFFTSEVRREAIDRLRMYYGAIGRAAGDIVDHSEKQQFLKALYEDFYRAYNPAAADRMGVVYTPNEVVNFIIRGTDNLLQKHFGRTLADDNVQILDPATGTGTFIANLINYLPEDRLEYKYEHEIHANELAILPYYIANLNIEYTYKERTGQFKEFPNLCFVDTLDNMDWQQSGATGGAVERQSSFNLGAISTDNWLRIQLQNEKPISVIIGNPPYNANQQNENDNNKNRAYPDIDQRISDTYIAASSAQKTKQYDMYKRFIRWASDRLDDDGIIAFITNRAYLQARQDDGFRKVAFQEFTDIYVLDLGSDVRLNPKIAGTTHNVFGIQTGVAIAFFVREKARMGNCSIHYARREDEELAVDKRAFLNGADLDGINFLRIVPDARHNWLNQSNSDFGRHVPLANRQTKSAKLASGYRALFKLYSLGIATNRDEWTFDIAKRDLSKKVKYFCSKYQQEMKRFQTERPELDELGDWVDRSIKWTAELEASLVKGSQLKFSEANIVPALYRPYVLRHSYYAAILTHRRYQQPQIFPHDANVKNKVICFSGVASNKPFQVLATDRVYSLDLLEKTQCLPLYRYSAKGSRVRNITTWGLRRITDHYRKIWGTHFDEEFPNGIGPEDVFAYTYAVLHDPVYRHDYEVDLKQEFPRLPLYRDFNAWARMGQELLDLHIGFESADPFPLERIDTDKEAKRTILRADKDGGRIVLDDVTTLTGVPADAWRYRLGNRSALEWVLDQYKERKPRDPTIAEKFNTYKFADYKERVIDLLRRVCTVSVRTMDIVDGMAYWDGDDLVVFGDRERDDWSLLGLEAMFSRPEDPEWEAEWSEI